Within Clostridiales bacterium, the genomic segment ATTTTCTCAATACATATTTGAATTTATCTTTGACCATATTAGATGTTTCTATGACTTCTTCATGGCTTAAAGGTTTATTTAAAATTCCTGCAGCCATGTTTGTTATGCAGGATATGCCGCATATTTCCATACCGCAGTGTTTTGCGACTATTGCTTCGGGAACAGTGGACATGCCTACGGCATCAGCTCCTAATTTCCTGAGCATTTTTATTTCGGAAGGCGTCTCAAAGCTCGGGCCTGTAAGATATGCGTATACGCCCGATACATAATCAACTCCCCCGGATGAACATATGTCTGCAATTTTTTTATTCAAAGAGATGCTGTAACACCTTGACATATCGGGAAATCTAGGTCCGAAATCATCTAAATTCTTCCCTATAAGCGGATTTTTCATGGATAAATTTATGTGATCCTTTATTATCATAAGATCTCCGGGCTTGAATTTTAAATTTATTCCACCCGAAGCATTAGTGAGCAGAAGCTTTTTTATTCCCATCCGACTCATAACCCTTATGGGGAATGTAATATCATCCATGCCGTACCCTTCATAATAGTGAAACCTTCCCTGCATGATGAGAATATTTCTGCTGCCCGCCTTCCCTGCAATCAGTCTTCCAGCATGACCAAATACGGTGGATACGGGGAAGTTTGGTATATCCTTGTAACCTATCTTTTTTGTTTCGCTTATCTCGTCTGCAAGGTCACCCAGCCCGGATCCAAGTATTACCGAAGCATCGATATGATTCGGATAAAAATTTCTTAAAAATTCGGCAGACTCTTCTATTTTATGTATTATATCATTCATATCCTTAATGCCCCCTCTGATTTTCATCTATAGTATATATGCGATGTTTTAAGCACTCCATTTCGTTGTTTAAAACATCTGCATTTTTTTATATTGAATCTCACATTACAAATCAGCTTCGATTCGCAATATAAGTTTATGTTATTTTGAACACTCATTCGCCAGATTCAAGTTTTGTAAGTTCTAAGGCCAGCAGCCTTGAGAATCCAAGAGCTTTTGAAACTCGCCTTGTTCAAACATTCAAAAGCTCTAAGGATTCTTTGCGGCAGCAAAGCCAAGAACTTATCAAAACTTTCATAATGCTCATTCGTTGCTCAAAATAACATAATCCTATTTATGCCTGGACCTGGTTTCAAATTACGAA encodes:
- a CDS encoding purine-nucleoside phosphorylase, with product MNDIIHKIEESAEFLRNFYPNHIDASVILGSGLGDLADEISETKKIGYKDIPNFPVSTVFGHAGRLIAGKAGSRNILIMQGRFHYYEGYGMDDITFPIRVMSRMGIKKLLLTNASGGINLKFKPGDLMIIKDHINLSMKNPLIGKNLDDFGPRFPDMSRCYSISLNKKIADICSSGGVDYVSGVYAYLTGPSFETPSEIKMLRKLGADAVGMSTVPEAIVAKHCGMEICGISCITNMAAGILNKPLSHEEVIETSNMVKDKFKYVLRKLLYEV